A genomic region of Mus musculus strain C57BL/6J chromosome 7, GRCm38.p6 C57BL/6J contains the following coding sequences:
- the Mrgpre gene encoding mas-related G-protein coupled receptor member E — translation MTSLSVHTDSPSTQGEMAFNLTILSLTELLSLGGLLGNGVALWLLNQNVYRNPFSIYLLDVACADLIFLCCHMVAIIPELLQDQLNFPEFVHISLTMLRFFCYIVGLSLLAAISTEQCLATLFPAWYLCRRPRYLTTCVCALIWVLCLLLDLLLSGACTQFFGAPSYHLCDMLWLVVAVLLAALCCTMCVTSLLLLLRVERGPERHQPRGFPTLVLLAVLLFLFCGLPFGIFWLSKNLSWHIPLYFYHFSFFMASVHSAAKPAIYFFLGSTPGQRFREPLRLVLQRALGDEAELGAGREASQGGLVDMTV, via the coding sequence ATGACGTCCCTGAGCGTGCACACAGATTCTCCCAGCACCCAGGGAGAAATGGCTTTCAACCTGACCATCCTGTCCCTCACAGAGCTCCTCAGCCTGGGCGGGCTGCTGGGCAATGGAGTGGCCCTCTGGCTGCTCAACCAAAATGTCTACAGGAACCCCTTCTCCATCTATCTCTTGGATGTGGCCTGCGCCGACCTCATCTTCCTCTGCTGCCACATGGTGGCCATCATCCCTGAGCTGCTGCAGGACCAGCTGAACTTCCCTGAATTTGTACATATCAGCCTGACCATGCTGCGGTTCTTCTGCTACATTGTGGGCCTGAGCCTCCTGGCGGCCATCAGCACGGAGCAGTGCCTGGCCACTCTCTTCCCTGCCTGGTACCTGTGCCGCCGCCCACGCTACCTGaccacctgtgtgtgtgcgctcatCTGGGTGCTCTGCCTGCTACTGGACCTGCTGCTGAGCGGCGCCTGCACCCAGTTCTTTGGAGCACCCAGCTACCACCTGTGTGACATGCTGTGGCTGGTGGTGGCAGTTCTCCTGGCTGCCCTGTGCTGCACCATGTGTGTGACcagcctgctcctgctgctgcggGTGGAGCGTGGTCCAGAGAGACACCAGCCTCGGGGCTTCCCCACCCTGGTCCTGCTGGCCgtcctgctcttcctcttctgcgGCCTGCCCTTTGGCATCTTCTGGCTGTCCAAGAACCTGTCCTGGCACATCCCCCTCTACTTCTATCATTTCAGCTTCTTCATGGCCAGTGTGCACAGTGCAGCCAAGCCTGCCATCTACTTTTTCTTGGGCAGCACACCTGGCCAGAGGTTTCGGGAACCCCTCCGGCTGGTGCTCCAGCGGGCACTTGGAGATGAGgctgagctgggagctgggagagaGGCTTCCCAAGGGGGACTTGTGGACATGACTGTCTAA
- the Mrgprg gene encoding mas-related G-protein coupled receptor member G codes for MFSIFNIWGTFNKVLFFLSLTVSLAGLVGNALLLWHLGLHIKKGPFNTYLLHLAAADFLFLSCQVGFSIATIVSGHEDTLYFPVTFLWFAVGLWLLAAFSVDCCLAYMFPSFCSPNRRPRFTSVVLCLVIWALTMPAVLLPANACGLLKNGMSLLVCLKYHWTSVTWLAVLSGMACGASKFLLIFGNCCSSQPPPKFCKLAQCSGILLFFCRLPLVVYWCLRPVLKFLLPFFFPLATLLACIDSSAKPLLYYMKGRQLRKDPLQVALNRALGEESQSGLGGLSLPMHQV; via the coding sequence ATGTTCTCCATATTCAACATCTGGGGCACATTCAACAAAGTGCTCTTCTTCCTCAGCCTCACTGTCAGCCTTGCAGGGCTGGTGGGCAACGCTCTGCTGCTCTGGCACCTCGGTCTGCACATTAAGAAGGGACCCTTCAACACCTACCTGCTGCACCTGGCTGCTGCCgatttcctcttcctctcatgCCAAGTTGGCTTCTCTATTGCTACGATCGTGTCGGGCCATGAGGACACACTCTACTTCCCAGTCACCTTCCTGTGGTTTGCCGTGGGGCTCTGGCTGCTGGCTGCCTTCAGTGTGGACTGTTGCCTCGCCTACATGTTCCCCTCCTTTTGCAGCCCCAACCGCCGTCCCAGGTTCACTTCAGTTGTCCTCTGCCTCGTGATCTGGGCCCTGACCATGCCGGCCGTGCTGTTGCCAGCCAACGCCTGTGGGCTGCTAAAAAACGGAATGAGTCTGCTGGTCTGCCTCAAGTACCATTGGACCAGTGTCACCTGGCTAGCGGTACTGTCTGGCATGGCATGTGGGGCAAGCAAGTTTCTCTTAATCTTTGGGAACTGCTGCTCTTCACAGCCACCCCCCAAGTTCTGCAAGTTGGCCCAGTGCTCTGGGATCCTTCTGTTCTTCTGTCGCCTACCCCTGGTTGTCTACTGGTGCCTGCGGCCAGTCTTAAAATTCCTGCTCcccttcttctttccactggCCACCCTCCTGGCCTGCATTGACAGCAGTGCAAAGCCCCTCTTGTACTACATGAAGGGCAGGCAGCTCAGGAAGGACCCACTGCAGGTAGCCCTAAACAGGGCTCTAGGGGAAGAGTCCCAGTCAGGTCTTGGGGGGCTATCCTTGCCCATGCACCAAGTGTAG